A single genomic interval of Eurosta solidaginis isolate ZX-2024a chromosome 3, ASM4086904v1, whole genome shotgun sequence harbors:
- the Daao1 gene encoding D-aspartate oxidase gives MHFGILGSGVVGLTTALELQQIFPNARITILADRFNEDTTSYVAAGIFRPGTSFTGPTKEITQQWIIDAFNYWDEIRRSKEAPLAGVCQLSGYIYSSTSPKIVKNHFLEQLLPVYRQATEEELKLCQGDWKYGSFFTTCLTECRLFLPYATKKFIAAGGQVTRHHINAFSDVAQHNFDVIFNCTGLGAKDLCNDQQLVPLRGQVLKVRAPWIKLAFYGDYDTYILPGFEAVTLGGCRQYDSYNLNVCKYDSMAIKERCCSMLPSLKRAAVIWETVGLRPHRAVVRVESEILHLPTGGIQKVVHNYGHGGYGVTTSPGTAKHAVKIARELLVGNSKL, from the exons ATGCATTTTGGTATATTGGGCAGTGGCGTTGTAGGTCTCACAACCGCTTTGGAGTTGCAGCAAATATTTCCAAATGCACGAATTACAATACTCGCTGATCGTTTCAATGAGGATACAACCAGTTATGTAGCTGCGGGTATATTTAGGCCGGGCACTAGCTTTACCGGTCCAACGAAAGAAATAACACa ACAATGGATAATTGATGCCTTCAACTACTGGGATGAGATACGTCGCTCTAAAGAGGCACCACTGGCGGGTGTTTGTCAACTTTCTGGTTATATATACTCATCAACTTCGCCGAAAATAGTGAAG aatCATTTTCTTGAGCAACTATTGCCGGTTTATCGCCAAGCCACCGAGGAGGAGCTCAAGCTTTGTCAAGGCGATTGGAAGTATGGCTCATTTTTCACAACATGTCTTACAGAGTGTCGACTGTTTCTGCCGTATGCAACAAAGAA ATTCATCGCAGCTGGTGGTCAAGTCACACGTCATCATATCAACGCTTTCTCTGATGTTGCGCAGCACAACTTTGACGTCATCTTCAATTGTACCGGTTTGGGTGCCAAAGATTTGTGTAACGATCAACAACTCGTTCCATTACGTGGTCAAGTTTTGAAAGTGCGGGCACCTTGGATAAAACTCGCATTTTATGGTGATTATGATACTTACATTTTGCCTGGCTTCGAGGCTGTCACACTTGGGGGTTGTCGTCAATATGATAGCTACAATTTGAATGTCTGTAAATATGATTCAATGGCTATTAAGGAACGTTGTTGTAGTATGTTACCAAGCTTGAAACGTGCCGCAGTAATATGGGAGACTGTTGGACTACGACCACATCGTGCTGTG GTACGCGTGGAAAGTGAAATTCTCCATTTGCCTACTGGTGGCATTCAAAAGGTGGTACATAATTATGGGCATGGGGGCTATGGAGTCACCACATCACCTGGCACTGCCAAGCATGCTGTCAAAATTGCTCGAGAGCTATTGGTTGGTAATAgtaaattataa